Proteins encoded within one genomic window of Acidovorax sp. 107:
- a CDS encoding sensor domain-containing diguanylate cyclase, translating into MSELLDHLSESVTAARSVEELTRPLLEMLEAVTGLESTYLTSIDEAQGVQHVLYARNSSAMQIPEGLSVPWNDTLCKRALEEGRTFTDDVPACWGDSQAARDLGIRTYVSKPVRMGDGALYGTLCAASTQRRPRTPEAERILTLFAYLIGQQVEREQLIQKLLVANEKLSAVAATDQLTGLPNRRALMQALDRMLAQGRRRQMGVQIAFIDLDGFKAINDTYGHEVGDQFLVSVAQRLQGALRAEDLAARLGGDEFVVVSLSDGVDEAAQPAQDALSQRITHVTQGRFDLAGASLDYGGASVGVVTITPDQQRSIEDVLRVADQTMYRVKLARRNAQDALAQARSGAAAHR; encoded by the coding sequence ATGAGCGAACTTCTTGACCATCTGTCCGAATCCGTCACTGCGGCACGGTCCGTGGAGGAGCTGACGCGTCCGCTGCTGGAGATGCTGGAGGCGGTGACCGGGCTCGAGTCCACCTACCTCACGTCCATCGACGAGGCACAGGGCGTGCAGCATGTGCTGTATGCACGCAACTCCAGCGCCATGCAGATCCCAGAAGGCCTGAGCGTGCCCTGGAACGACACGCTGTGCAAGCGGGCACTCGAAGAAGGCCGCACCTTCACCGACGATGTGCCCGCCTGCTGGGGCGATTCGCAGGCCGCTCGCGACCTGGGCATCCGCACCTACGTGAGCAAGCCTGTGCGCATGGGTGACGGAGCACTGTACGGCACGCTGTGTGCGGCCAGCACCCAGCGCCGCCCGCGCACCCCAGAGGCCGAGCGCATCCTCACGCTGTTCGCCTACCTGATTGGCCAGCAGGTGGAGCGCGAGCAGCTGATCCAGAAACTGCTGGTGGCCAACGAAAAGCTCAGCGCCGTGGCCGCCACGGACCAGCTCACGGGCCTGCCCAACCGCCGCGCCCTCATGCAGGCGCTGGACCGCATGCTCGCGCAGGGCCGTCGTCGCCAGATGGGCGTGCAGATCGCCTTCATCGACCTCGACGGCTTCAAGGCCATCAACGACACCTACGGCCACGAAGTGGGCGACCAGTTCCTCGTGTCCGTCGCGCAGCGCCTGCAGGGGGCGCTGCGCGCAGAGGACCTGGCGGCAAGGCTGGGCGGCGACGAGTTCGTGGTGGTCAGTCTGAGCGATGGCGTAGATGAAGCCGCACAACCTGCGCAGGACGCCCTCAGCCAGCGCATCACCCACGTTACGCAAGGACGGTTTGACCTGGCTGGCGCGTCGCTCGACTATGGCGGCGCCAGCGTGGGCGTGGTCACCATCACCCCCGACCAGCAGCGCAGCATCGAAGACGTGCTGCGCGTGGCAGACCAGACCATGTACCGGGTCAAGCTCGCACGCCGCAACGCCCAAGACGCACTGGCGCAAGCGCGCAGCGGCGCGGCAGCACACCGCTGA
- a CDS encoding serine hydrolase: MKSKNGTDSAWLNPALEYLPQWLDLQLERYRQPGCSVAIARGGETVAELALGVADMRTHKQLTPRHRLRIASHSKTFTAAGVMLLREQGKVGLDDPIGRYVDGLHKDLARARIGELLSHSAGVTRDGPDAGQFLDRRPFLSRTELLADLRAKPPLEAGVQLKYSNHGYGLLGLMMEQVTGTDYARWMQRHVIAAAGLEETAPDMPHLPRRAPLAVGHSSEFPFGQRLIVPGDNPCDAMAPAAGFVSTASDVARFFSQLAPDSPHSILSPASRREMAQRRWRDPCNLFESHYGLGTMLSAPGPREWVGHTGSLQGFLSRTARFPALDLTVTVLTNAQDGLSTEWVEGIASILFAFQQHGAPGRKEAAWAARWWSLWGASDLVPMGKVVCQVVPAMFVPFNAATTELAVTGRDTGVVQKASAYASPGQPVRRVRDAKGVPAELWVGGTQLLPKDAMLAEATRRYRKARNAPR; encoded by the coding sequence ATGAAAAGCAAGAACGGCACCGATTCAGCCTGGCTCAACCCCGCACTGGAGTACCTGCCGCAATGGCTGGACTTGCAACTGGAGCGCTATCGCCAGCCCGGGTGTTCCGTGGCCATTGCGCGCGGCGGCGAGACCGTGGCAGAGCTGGCGCTGGGGGTGGCCGACATGCGCACCCACAAGCAACTCACACCCCGGCACCGCCTGCGCATTGCCTCGCACTCCAAGACCTTCACCGCAGCGGGTGTCATGCTGCTGCGCGAGCAGGGTAAGGTCGGGCTGGACGACCCCATTGGCCGCTATGTCGATGGCCTGCACAAGGACCTGGCCCGCGCGCGCATCGGCGAGCTGCTTTCGCACAGTGCGGGGGTGACGCGCGATGGCCCCGATGCCGGCCAGTTTCTGGACCGGCGGCCGTTTCTCTCGCGCACCGAGCTGCTGGCGGACCTGCGCGCCAAGCCGCCGCTGGAGGCGGGCGTGCAGCTCAAGTATTCCAACCACGGCTACGGCCTGCTGGGGCTGATGATGGAGCAGGTCACCGGCACGGACTACGCGCGCTGGATGCAGCGCCACGTGATTGCCGCCGCCGGCCTGGAAGAGACCGCGCCCGACATGCCCCACCTGCCCCGGCGCGCGCCCCTGGCCGTGGGCCACAGCAGTGAGTTTCCGTTCGGCCAGCGCCTGATCGTGCCGGGCGACAACCCGTGCGACGCCATGGCCCCGGCGGCCGGGTTTGTGTCCACCGCGTCGGACGTAGCCCGCTTCTTTTCACAGCTGGCGCCGGACAGCCCGCACAGCATCCTCTCGCCCGCCAGCCGCCGTGAGATGGCGCAACGCCGCTGGCGCGACCCCTGCAACCTGTTCGAGTCGCATTACGGCCTGGGCACCATGCTCAGCGCGCCGGGCCCCCGCGAATGGGTGGGCCACACCGGCAGCCTGCAAGGGTTCTTGTCGCGCACGGCGCGGTTCCCTGCTCTAGACCTGACGGTGACCGTGTTGACCAACGCGCAGGATGGTTTGTCCACCGAGTGGGTGGAGGGCATTGCCAGCATCCTGTTTGCGTTCCAGCAGCATGGTGCGCCGGGCAGGAAGGAAGCCGCCTGGGCGGCGCGCTGGTGGAGCCTGTGGGGCGCGAGCGACCTGGTGCCCATGGGCAAGGTGGTGTGTCAGGTGGTGCCCGCCATGTTCGTGCCCTTCAACGCGGCCACCACCGAGCTGGCGGTCACCGGGCGCGACACCGGTGTGGTGCAGAAAGCATCGGCCTACGCCAGCCCGGGCCAGCCGGTGCGCCGCGTGCGCGATGCCAAGGGCGTGCCCGCCGAACTGTGGGTGGGCGGCACCCAGCTGTTGCCCAAGGACGCCATGCTGGCCGAGGCCACCCGGCGTTATCGCAAGGCGCGCAATGCGCCGCGATGA
- a CDS encoding gamma carbonic anhydrase family protein produces the protein MPIAPYLDTAPVLDTGVFIHDSAQVIGDVTLGRDSSVWCNAVLRGDVNRITVGVCSNVQDLTMGHVSHRNASKPEGSPLVIGDYVTVGHSVILHGCRIGNECLIGMGSIVMDDAIIEDRVMLGAGSLVSPGKVLESGYLYIGRPAVRQRALTDAEIAYLKYSAEHYVRVKNNYLPPAEPAPMD, from the coding sequence ATGCCCATCGCTCCTTACCTCGACACCGCCCCGGTTCTGGACACCGGCGTTTTCATCCACGACTCTGCCCAGGTGATCGGCGACGTCACCCTGGGCCGCGACAGCTCGGTGTGGTGCAACGCCGTGCTGCGCGGCGATGTGAACCGCATCACCGTGGGCGTGTGTAGCAATGTGCAAGACCTGACGATGGGCCATGTCTCGCACCGCAACGCCAGCAAGCCCGAGGGCTCGCCACTGGTGATTGGCGACTACGTCACGGTGGGCCACTCGGTGATCCTGCACGGCTGCCGCATTGGCAACGAATGTCTCATTGGCATGGGCTCCATCGTGATGGATGACGCCATCATCGAAGACCGCGTGATGCTGGGCGCAGGCAGCCTGGTCTCGCCCGGCAAGGTGCTGGAGAGCGGCTACCTCTACATCGGCCGCCCCGCAGTGCGCCAGCGCGCGCTCACCGATGCGGAGATTGCGTACCTCAAGTATTCGGCCGAGCACTATGTGCGGGTGAAGAACAACTACCTGCCCCCCGCAGAGCCCGCCCCCATGGACTGA
- a CDS encoding zinc ribbon domain-containing protein YjdM — translation MPHTVPACPQCGQENTYPDGSNYVCPDCAFEWPQVADAADTDAAEAGDGIVRDANGNPLADGDAVILVKDLKVKGSSSTLKKGTKIKSIRLVDGADGHNVDCKTDLGSMLLKSEFLKKA, via the coding sequence ATGCCCCACACCGTACCTGCCTGCCCCCAATGCGGCCAGGAGAACACCTACCCCGACGGCAGCAACTACGTGTGCCCGGACTGCGCGTTTGAATGGCCCCAGGTGGCCGACGCTGCCGACACCGATGCCGCCGAAGCGGGCGACGGCATCGTGCGGGATGCGAATGGCAACCCGCTGGCCGATGGTGATGCGGTGATTTTGGTGAAAGACCTCAAGGTCAAGGGCTCGTCGTCCACGCTCAAGAAGGGCACCAAGATCAAGAGCATCCGCCTGGTCGATGGTGCCGACGGCCACAACGTGGACTGCAAGACCGACCTGGGCAGCATGCTGCTCAAGTCAGAATTTCTCAAGAAGGCCTGA
- a CDS encoding radical SAM protein, whose product MASSPCRVLAVIPPMTQLNTPYPSTAYLTGFLRSRGVAAAQEDLALALVLRLLSPEGLKAVAAKVDALPTKKQSPAVQSFAAQKDRYLATIGPAIAFLQGRDSTLAHRIVGRNYLPEGPRFATLDVYVDDEGGDPLGWAFGALGLTDKAKHLATLYLNDLADVLRDAVDERFEFVRYAESLAGSQPTFDPLANALAAPPTLVDELLEQLTHEAIARHQPDVVLLSVPFPGSVYAAFRIAQAIKARYPHIATVLGGGFVNTELRELADPRVFDHFDYVTLDAGERPLLALLEHLRGERGRQRLVRTFVRNDEEGGDGTVQYINMMEADIAFAEVGTPTWDGLPLDRYLSLLDMLNPMHRLWSDGRWNKLTVAHGCYWKKCSFCDVSLDYISRYEGASAGVLADRIEQIVRETGQTGFHFVDEAAPPKALKALATELIARNAGISWWGNVRFEKTFTPELAELLADSGCIAISGGLEVASDRLLQLMKKGVSVDQVARVTRAFTDAGILVHAYLMYGFPTQTVQDTVDALEYVRQLFANGCIQSGFFHRFACTVHSPVGKNPEEYGVTLAPLPPGDFAKNDVAFIDPTGVDHDALGGALKKAIYNYMHGIGLEEDVRSWFPFKVPKTTVRRDRIERALRERG is encoded by the coding sequence ATGGCCTCTTCCCCGTGCCGCGTGCTCGCTGTCATCCCGCCGATGACGCAGCTGAACACGCCTTATCCCTCCACCGCCTACCTCACGGGCTTTCTGCGCTCGCGCGGGGTTGCCGCCGCCCAGGAAGACCTGGCGCTGGCACTGGTGCTGCGCCTGCTGTCGCCCGAGGGCCTGAAGGCCGTGGCCGCCAAAGTGGACGCGCTGCCCACCAAGAAGCAGAGCCCCGCTGTGCAAAGTTTTGCGGCGCAAAAAGACCGTTACCTCGCCACCATCGGCCCGGCCATCGCCTTTTTGCAGGGGCGCGACAGCACGCTGGCGCACCGCATCGTGGGCCGCAACTACCTGCCCGAAGGCCCGCGTTTTGCCACGCTCGACGTCTATGTGGATGACGAAGGCGGCGACCCGCTGGGCTGGGCCTTTGGCGCCCTGGGCCTGACCGACAAGGCCAAGCACCTGGCCACGCTGTATCTGAACGACCTGGCCGACGTGCTGCGCGATGCGGTGGACGAGCGCTTTGAGTTCGTGCGCTACGCCGAATCGCTGGCGGGCAGCCAGCCCACGTTCGACCCGCTGGCCAATGCACTGGCTGCGCCGCCCACGCTGGTGGACGAGCTGCTGGAGCAACTCACCCACGAAGCCATCGCCCGCCACCAGCCCGATGTGGTGCTGCTGTCGGTGCCCTTCCCCGGGTCCGTGTACGCGGCGTTCCGCATCGCGCAGGCCATCAAGGCACGCTACCCACACATCGCCACCGTGCTCGGCGGTGGCTTTGTGAACACCGAACTGCGCGAGCTGGCCGACCCGCGCGTGTTCGACCACTTCGACTACGTGACGCTGGACGCGGGCGAACGCCCGCTGCTGGCGCTGCTGGAGCACCTGCGCGGCGAGCGCGGCCGCCAGCGCCTGGTGCGCACCTTTGTGCGCAATGATGAAGAAGGCGGCGACGGCACGGTGCAGTACATCAACATGATGGAAGCCGACATCGCCTTCGCCGAGGTGGGCACGCCCACCTGGGACGGCCTGCCGCTGGACCGCTACCTGTCGCTGCTGGACATGCTCAACCCAATGCACCGCCTGTGGAGCGACGGGCGCTGGAACAAGCTCACCGTGGCGCACGGCTGCTACTGGAAGAAGTGCAGCTTTTGCGATGTGAGCCTGGACTACATCAGCCGCTACGAGGGTGCGAGTGCTGGCGTGCTGGCCGACCGCATCGAGCAGATCGTGCGCGAGACAGGGCAGACGGGCTTTCACTTTGTGGACGAGGCCGCACCGCCCAAGGCGCTCAAGGCCCTGGCCACCGAGCTGATTGCGCGCAACGCAGGCATCAGCTGGTGGGGCAATGTGCGGTTTGAAAAAACCTTCACGCCCGAGCTGGCCGAGCTGCTGGCCGACAGCGGCTGCATCGCCATCTCCGGCGGTCTGGAGGTGGCGTCGGACCGGCTGCTGCAGCTCATGAAAAAAGGCGTGTCGGTGGACCAGGTGGCGCGTGTGACCCGGGCCTTCACCGACGCCGGCATCCTGGTGCATGCGTACCTGATGTACGGCTTCCCGACCCAGACGGTGCAGGACACGGTGGACGCGCTTGAATACGTGCGCCAGCTGTTCGCCAACGGCTGCATTCAGAGCGGGTTCTTCCACCGCTTTGCCTGCACCGTGCATTCACCCGTGGGCAAGAACCCCGAGGAGTACGGCGTGACGCTGGCCCCGCTGCCCCCGGGCGACTTCGCCAAGAACGACGTGGCCTTCATCGACCCCACGGGGGTGGACCACGACGCGCTGGGCGGCGCGCTGAAGAAGGCCATCTACAACTACATGCACGGCATCGGGCTCGAAGAAGACGTGCGCAGCTGGTTTCCGTTCAAGGTGCCCAAGACGACGGTGCGGCGGGACCGGATTGAGCGAGCGCTGCGCGAGCGGGGGTGA
- a CDS encoding pyridoxamine 5'-phosphate oxidase family protein — MHTESPAHETLWKLIKDTRFGMLTHRTSTGMLHAHPLTTQNRQLDEQAELYFFISQSGELYERLLTDGEVNVSYANPDDDSYVSVSGQARFVDDRALKEALWSPMAKAWFPGGVSDPDLALLAVRIRHAEYWNVDESKMVQLFQMAKAAITGDPPRHLGEHKELTLS, encoded by the coding sequence ATGCACACTGAATCCCCCGCCCACGAAACCCTGTGGAAGCTCATCAAGGACACCCGCTTTGGCATGCTCACGCACCGCACGTCCACGGGCATGCTGCACGCGCACCCGCTGACCACCCAAAACCGGCAGCTGGATGAGCAGGCCGAGCTGTATTTCTTCATCTCCCAATCGGGCGAACTGTACGAGCGCCTGTTGACCGACGGCGAAGTGAACGTGTCATATGCCAACCCCGACGACGACAGCTATGTGTCCGTGTCCGGCCAGGCGCGGTTTGTGGATGACCGCGCGCTGAAGGAGGCCCTGTGGTCGCCCATGGCCAAGGCCTGGTTCCCGGGCGGTGTGTCCGACCCGGACTTAGCGCTGCTCGCAGTGCGCATCCGCCATGCCGAGTACTGGAACGTGGACGAAAGCAAGATGGTGCAGCTGTTCCAGATGGCCAAGGCCGCGATCACCGGCGATCCCCCGCGTCACCTGGGCGAGCACAAGGAACTGACCTTGTCCTGA
- the dinG gene encoding ATP-dependent DNA helicase DinG, which translates to MSQQVWAAQALESFDAVVQATEGFRSRAGQRLMAEQVAHTFSSATLGKVDEESGEDAPTRSIAVIQAGTGVGKSLAYCAPAIALALSRGTRVLISTATVALQEQLVNKDLPALAALMPQPFKFALAKGRGRYVCKLKLDRLAGTGEAEEEADDDLFAEEEAAARAKRPRHETEARIQFYSTMAQTLSKGAWDGDRDSLDTPPEPEVWSPVAAEGASCTGKHCPAFSQCTYYDKRKELVGAQVIVANHDLLLSSLGARVLPELDNCLLVLDEAHHLPSTALDQFACSMDLSRITWIERLSSRGLRIGALLEVEEIADIPKHSAQLRQTLQDLARIVMDVYGAQLKSQPSAWGPARVRVPRGELPEQLIAPLGLLAASAEGFLDALRAISKALRAEMRDKPDEAKRLSTLYAQIGMLAPRLEELHATAQLLLQDAPEGAVPAAKWFALEVDGDFIVVKAHASPILPGTTLRNHLWSAVRGAVLTSATLTSCGHFDFFLREAGLHGDEATTTLEVPSPFNYAAQGTLIAAETRADPKNAAQFTTEMVDALLHDIARVEYGALVLFTSREQMRQAVDALPTAMRSVVLVQNALPRTQLLKRHRERVENGEPSVIFGMQSFGEGLDLPGRLCESVFITKLPFAPPDDPVGEARAEWLRAVGRDPFSELVVPATAIRLAQWVGRAIRTEEDQAHVYCYDKRLVRTSYGQRLLKGLPPFALEQRAPL; encoded by the coding sequence ATGTCTCAACAGGTGTGGGCCGCGCAGGCCCTTGAATCTTTCGATGCGGTGGTGCAGGCCACCGAGGGGTTTCGCAGCCGCGCTGGCCAGCGGCTGATGGCCGAGCAGGTGGCGCACACCTTCAGCAGCGCCACGCTGGGCAAGGTGGATGAAGAAAGCGGTGAAGACGCACCCACGCGCTCCATCGCTGTGATCCAGGCGGGTACGGGTGTGGGCAAGTCGCTAGCGTACTGCGCCCCCGCCATTGCGCTGGCACTGTCGCGTGGCACGCGGGTGCTGATCTCCACCGCCACCGTGGCATTGCAGGAGCAGCTGGTCAACAAGGACCTGCCCGCGCTGGCCGCGCTGATGCCGCAGCCCTTCAAGTTTGCGCTGGCCAAGGGGCGCGGGCGCTATGTGTGCAAGCTCAAGCTCGACCGCCTGGCGGGCACGGGCGAGGCCGAGGAAGAGGCCGACGACGACCTGTTTGCCGAAGAAGAAGCCGCTGCCCGCGCCAAGCGCCCCCGGCATGAGACCGAGGCGCGCATCCAGTTCTATTCGACGATGGCGCAGACGCTGTCGAAGGGCGCGTGGGATGGTGACCGTGACAGCCTCGACACCCCGCCCGAGCCCGAGGTGTGGAGCCCCGTGGCGGCCGAGGGGGCCTCGTGCACCGGCAAGCACTGCCCGGCCTTCAGCCAGTGCACTTACTACGACAAGCGCAAGGAGCTGGTGGGTGCGCAGGTGATCGTGGCCAACCACGATCTGCTGCTGTCGTCCCTGGGCGCGCGCGTGCTGCCCGAGCTGGACAACTGCCTCTTGGTGCTGGACGAAGCCCACCACCTGCCATCGACCGCTTTGGATCAATTCGCGTGCAGCATGGACCTGTCGCGCATCACCTGGATTGAGCGGCTGTCGAGCCGGGGTCTGCGCATTGGCGCGCTGCTGGAGGTGGAGGAAATTGCCGACATCCCCAAGCACTCGGCGCAGCTGCGGCAGACACTGCAGGACCTGGCGCGCATCGTGATGGACGTGTACGGCGCCCAGCTCAAGAGCCAGCCCAGCGCCTGGGGCCCCGCGCGCGTGCGTGTGCCACGGGGCGAGTTGCCAGAACAGCTGATTGCGCCGTTGGGCCTGCTGGCTGCGAGTGCCGAGGGCTTCCTCGACGCGCTGCGCGCCATCAGCAAAGCCCTGCGCGCCGAGATGCGCGACAAGCCCGACGAGGCCAAGCGCCTGTCCACGCTGTACGCGCAGATCGGCATGCTGGCCCCGCGCCTGGAAGAGCTGCACGCCACCGCGCAACTGCTGCTGCAGGATGCGCCCGAGGGCGCCGTGCCTGCCGCCAAGTGGTTCGCGCTGGAGGTGGATGGCGACTTCATCGTGGTCAAGGCGCATGCCAGCCCCATTCTGCCCGGCACCACGCTGCGCAACCACCTGTGGAGCGCGGTGCGCGGTGCGGTGCTGACATCGGCCACGCTCACCAGCTGCGGGCACTTTGATTTCTTCTTGCGCGAGGCGGGCCTGCATGGCGATGAGGCCACCACCACGCTCGAAGTGCCCAGCCCCTTCAACTACGCCGCGCAAGGCACGCTGATTGCGGCCGAAACCCGCGCCGACCCCAAGAACGCCGCGCAGTTCACCACCGAGATGGTCGATGCGCTGCTGCACGACATTGCGCGCGTGGAATACGGCGCGCTGGTGCTGTTCACCTCGCGCGAGCAGATGCGCCAGGCCGTGGATGCGCTGCCCACCGCCATGCGCAGCGTGGTGCTGGTGCAGAACGCGCTGCCACGCACACAGCTGCTCAAGCGCCACCGCGAGCGGGTGGAGAACGGCGAGCCCTCGGTCATCTTCGGCATGCAGTCGTTTGGCGAAGGGTTGGATTTGCCCGGGCGGCTGTGCGAATCGGTGTTCATCACCAAGCTGCCCTTTGCCCCGCCCGACGACCCGGTGGGCGAAGCCCGCGCCGAGTGGCTGCGCGCCGTGGGGCGCGACCCCTTCAGCGAGCTGGTGGTGCCCGCCACCGCTATCCGCCTCGCGCAATGGGTGGGCCGCGCGATCCGCACCGAGGAAGACCAGGCCCATGTTTACTGCTACGACAAGCGCCTGGTGCGCACCAGCTACGGCCAGCGCCTGCTCAAGGGGCTGCCACCGTTTGCGCTGGAACAACGTGCGCCGCTGTGA